One window of Methylococcus sp. EFPC2 genomic DNA carries:
- the glmS gene encoding glutamine--fructose-6-phosphate transaminase (isomerizing) codes for MCGIVGGVAHRVVTPILVEGLRRLEYRGYDSAGVAVLDDEGQLQRARRVGKIRELQSFLDSCPVAGKLGIAHTRWATHGVPSERNAHPHLSRETVAVVHNGIIENHEALRVELQAKGYEFHSETDTEVVVHKIHDLLDQGLDLLNAVRQTTEILEGAYAIGVISAQEPHRLIGARHGSPLVVGLGESENFIASDVFALVGETQRFLFLEDGDIADLSTDAVTVYDRKGNQVERPVHETKLAADAVERGEYRHYMQKEIHEQPVAIEKTLDGRIHGGKVLEAAFGPHAEAALKNIRAVQIVACGTSYHAGLVGRYWLESIAGLPCDVEVASEFRYRPHVVQPGTLFVTISQSGETADTLAALKEAKRLGYAHTLAICNVPESSIVRESESTLMTRAGPEIGVASTKAFTTQLTALLLLVVVLGRHNGLSTTEEARIVRELEDLPGQIKRALLLEEEIEKWAERFGDKEHALYLGRGAQYPVAMEGALKLKEISYIHAEAYPAGELKHGPLALIDEEMPVIAVAPNNELLEKLKSNLQEVQARGGQLYVFADARAAMTSVPNVNVLRVSEADEVVAPIVYTIPLQILAYHVALIRGTDVDQPRNLAKSVTVE; via the coding sequence ATGTGTGGAATCGTCGGAGGGGTGGCTCATCGGGTGGTCACGCCCATATTGGTGGAAGGCCTGCGCAGATTGGAATACCGTGGCTACGATTCGGCCGGGGTTGCGGTGTTGGACGACGAAGGTCAGCTGCAACGCGCCCGTCGGGTTGGGAAAATCAGGGAGTTGCAGAGTTTTCTCGATAGCTGCCCAGTCGCCGGCAAGCTGGGGATCGCTCATACGCGCTGGGCTACCCATGGGGTTCCCTCGGAACGCAACGCCCATCCCCATCTCTCGCGGGAAACCGTCGCGGTGGTCCATAACGGCATCATCGAGAACCACGAAGCGCTGCGCGTCGAACTGCAGGCTAAAGGGTATGAGTTCCACTCGGAAACCGATACCGAAGTCGTCGTTCACAAGATCCATGACCTGCTCGATCAAGGCTTGGATCTATTGAATGCGGTGCGGCAAACCACGGAGATATTGGAGGGAGCGTACGCGATCGGGGTCATCAGCGCGCAGGAACCGCATCGGCTCATCGGTGCCCGCCATGGCAGTCCCCTGGTGGTGGGTTTGGGCGAAAGCGAAAACTTCATCGCTTCCGATGTGTTCGCGTTGGTCGGTGAGACTCAACGTTTCCTGTTTCTGGAAGACGGCGATATCGCCGATCTGAGCACGGACGCGGTGACGGTTTACGATCGCAAGGGTAACCAGGTGGAGCGGCCCGTCCATGAAACCAAGTTGGCCGCCGATGCCGTAGAGCGCGGCGAGTATCGCCACTACATGCAGAAGGAGATACACGAGCAGCCCGTCGCAATCGAAAAGACCCTGGATGGCCGCATCCATGGCGGCAAGGTCCTCGAAGCGGCATTCGGTCCGCATGCGGAAGCGGCGCTGAAAAATATACGCGCCGTACAAATCGTTGCCTGCGGGACCAGTTACCACGCGGGTCTGGTGGGGCGGTATTGGCTGGAATCGATTGCCGGCCTGCCCTGTGACGTGGAGGTGGCCAGCGAATTCCGTTACCGACCACATGTCGTTCAGCCTGGAACGCTGTTCGTCACGATCTCCCAATCGGGTGAAACGGCAGACACCCTGGCCGCGCTCAAGGAGGCCAAGCGCTTGGGGTATGCGCATACTCTGGCGATATGCAACGTACCGGAAAGCTCCATCGTGCGCGAGTCCGAATCCACGTTGATGACGCGAGCGGGCCCGGAGATCGGCGTGGCCTCGACCAAGGCTTTCACCACGCAGCTTACTGCATTGTTGTTATTGGTCGTCGTCCTGGGGCGTCACAACGGCCTGTCGACAACCGAAGAAGCGCGTATCGTGCGCGAGTTGGAGGATTTGCCTGGTCAGATCAAGCGCGCGCTCCTGCTGGAAGAGGAGATCGAGAAGTGGGCTGAGCGATTCGGGGACAAGGAGCATGCGCTTTACCTCGGTCGTGGGGCCCAATATCCGGTTGCAATGGAAGGCGCGCTCAAACTCAAGGAGATTTCCTATATCCATGCCGAAGCTTATCCGGCCGGCGAACTCAAGCATGGGCCGCTGGCACTGATCGATGAAGAAATGCCGGTGATCGCCGTGGCGCCCAACAACGAATTGCTGGAAAAGCTGAAGTCCAATCTTCAGGAGGTTCAGGCCCGTGGCGGGCAGCTTTATGTATTCGCTGATGCCCGCGCGGCGATGACGAGTGTGCCCAATGTAAATGTGTTGCGGGTGTCCGAGGCCGACGAAGTCGTAGCACCCATCGTGTACACCATCCCGCTGCAAATCCTCGCTTATCATGTCGCCCTGATCAGGGGAACGGATGTGGATCAGCCCCGAAACTTGGCGAAATCCGTCACGGTCGAATGA
- the atpD gene encoding F0F1 ATP synthase subunit beta, protein MSSGKIVQIIGAVVDVEFPRETLPKIYDALRVESVNLTLEVQQQLGDGVVRTIAMGSTDGLQRGLDVINTGAAISVPVGKETLGRIMNVLGDPIDEKGPIGEQQRWGIHRKAPSFDDQAATNELLETGIKVIDLVCPFAKGGKVGLFGGAGVGKTVNMMELIRNIAIEHSGYSVFAGVGERTREGNDFYHEMKDSNVLDKVSLVYGQMNEPPGNRLRVALTGLTMAEFFREEGRDVLLFIDNIYRYTLAGTEVSALLGRMPSAVGYQPNLAEEMGVLQERITSTKTGSITSIQAVYVPADDLTDPSPATTFAHLDATVVLSRQIAELGIYPAVDPLDSTSRQLDPLVIGQDHYNVTRKVQGTLQRYKELRDIIAILGMDELSEEDKQVVSRARKIQRFLSQPFFVAEVFTGSPGKYVSLKDTIAGFKGIVEGEYDDIPEQAFYMVGTIDEALEKAKRLAA, encoded by the coding sequence CTGCCCAAAATTTACGATGCCTTGAGGGTCGAGAGCGTCAATCTGACCCTGGAAGTACAGCAGCAGTTGGGTGATGGCGTGGTCAGAACCATCGCCATGGGCAGCACCGACGGCCTGCAGCGCGGTCTGGACGTGATCAACACGGGAGCCGCGATTTCCGTGCCCGTGGGCAAGGAAACGCTGGGCCGCATCATGAACGTGCTGGGTGATCCCATCGACGAGAAAGGTCCGATCGGCGAACAACAGCGTTGGGGCATCCATCGTAAGGCGCCGAGCTTCGACGACCAGGCGGCTACCAACGAACTGCTGGAAACCGGTATCAAGGTCATCGACCTGGTATGCCCGTTCGCGAAGGGCGGCAAGGTCGGCTTGTTCGGCGGCGCCGGTGTGGGCAAGACCGTCAACATGATGGAGTTGATCCGCAACATCGCGATCGAGCACAGCGGTTATTCGGTATTCGCCGGCGTCGGCGAGCGTACCCGCGAAGGCAACGACTTCTACCATGAAATGAAGGACTCCAACGTTCTGGACAAGGTGTCCCTGGTTTACGGCCAGATGAACGAGCCGCCGGGCAACCGTCTGCGTGTCGCGTTGACCGGCCTGACCATGGCCGAGTTCTTCCGTGAAGAAGGCCGTGACGTGCTGTTGTTCATCGACAACATCTACCGCTACACCCTGGCCGGCACCGAGGTGTCCGCGCTGCTGGGCCGCATGCCGTCGGCGGTGGGCTATCAGCCGAACCTGGCCGAGGAAATGGGCGTTCTGCAGGAGCGCATCACCTCCACGAAGACTGGCTCCATCACGTCGATCCAGGCCGTTTACGTTCCGGCCGACGACTTGACCGACCCCTCTCCGGCGACGACCTTCGCGCACTTGGACGCGACCGTCGTATTGTCACGTCAGATCGCCGAGCTGGGCATCTATCCGGCCGTCGATCCGCTGGATTCCACCAGCCGTCAGCTGGACCCGCTGGTCATCGGTCAGGATCATTACAACGTGACCCGCAAGGTGCAGGGTACTTTGCAGCGCTACAAGGAATTGCGCGACATCATCGCGATTCTGGGCATGGACGAGCTGTCCGAGGAAGACAAGCAGGTCGTATCCCGCGCACGCAAGATCCAGCGCTTCCTGTCCCAGCCGTTCTTCGTGGCGGAAGTGTTTACGGGTTCTCCCGGCAAGTACGTGTCGCTCAAGGACACCATTGCAGGCTTCAAGGGCATCGTCGAAGGCGAATACGACGATATTCCCGAACAGGCGTTCTACATGGTGGGAACCATCGACGAGGCTTTGGAAAAAGCCAAACGCTTGGCGGCCTGA
- a CDS encoding F0F1 ATP synthase subunit epsilon, which translates to MAMTIHVDIVSAEEAIYSGLAELVIVPAAEGDVGIAARHAPLLTRLKPGEVRVKVDNKETLPFYVSGGILEVQPHVVSVLADKAIRAKDIDEAAAQEAKRRAEEALTDKSGKRDLAKVQLELTEALEQLKTLERWRKNR; encoded by the coding sequence ATGGCTATGACCATCCATGTAGACATCGTGAGCGCGGAGGAAGCGATTTACTCCGGCTTGGCGGAGTTGGTGATCGTTCCTGCCGCGGAGGGCGACGTCGGCATCGCGGCGCGTCACGCGCCGCTGCTCACCCGCCTCAAGCCGGGGGAAGTCCGCGTCAAGGTGGATAACAAGGAAACCCTGCCGTTCTATGTGTCCGGCGGCATTCTGGAGGTGCAGCCTCATGTGGTGTCGGTGTTGGCGGACAAGGCGATACGTGCCAAGGACATCGACGAAGCGGCCGCTCAGGAGGCCAAGCGGCGTGCCGAGGAAGCCTTGACCGACAAATCGGGCAAGCGCGATCTGGCCAAGGTGCAGTTGGAGCTGACCGAGGCGCTTGAGCAACTCAAAACCCTGGAGCGCTGGCGTAAAAACCGCTAG
- the prlC gene encoding oligopeptidase A, which yields MTNPLLEPHDLPPFSVIRPEHVEPAIRRILDENRQAIAALLQEGNEYRWDNLAAPMEDLDDRLSRTWGSVGHLNAVVNSDALREAYNACLPLISDYSTEVGQNAALCQGYRQLAESPEFTTLEEAQRKIVENALRDFRLSGVDLPAEQKARYKEIAQELSRLTSQFQDNLLDATQAWTKHIEDEAQLAGIPESARAVARQTAERQGKSGWIFTLEFPSYYAIINYADDRELRREFYSAYATRASELGPKAGQWDNGPLMERILALRHEEARLLGYANYAELSLATKMARNTVEVTAFLEDLARRSLPVARRDLEELRAFAREQHGLDQLESWDLGYYSEKLREHAYALSEEELKPYFPANRVVAGMFAVVDRLYGLKIRELKDVDVWHPDVRYYEIRDRDGELRGSFYLDLYARPNKRGGAWMDECIPRRRLSTSVQSPVAYLICNFTPPAGTDPVLLRHDEVLTLFHEFGHGLHHMLTKVDHLGVSGIHGVEWDAVELPSQFMENFCWEREALDLIAGHYQTGDPLPQALFDKMIAARNFQSGMQMVRQLEFSLFDFRIHKEYAPSLGGRVYQILEDVRAQTAVFIPPAFNRFPHSFSHIFAGGYAAGYYSYKWAEVLSSDAFALFEEQGIFDPETGRAFLEKILERGGSREALESFTDFRGREPQIDALLRHSGIAA from the coding sequence ATGACCAATCCCCTGCTCGAACCACACGATCTCCCACCCTTTTCCGTCATCCGCCCCGAACACGTCGAGCCCGCCATCCGCCGGATACTCGACGAGAATCGACAAGCCATCGCCGCACTCCTACAAGAAGGCAACGAGTACCGATGGGATAATCTCGCCGCCCCTATGGAAGACTTGGACGATCGGCTGAGCCGGACCTGGGGCTCGGTGGGACATCTGAACGCCGTTGTCAACAGCGATGCCCTGCGCGAAGCCTATAACGCTTGCTTGCCTTTGATCAGCGACTACTCGACGGAAGTCGGCCAGAATGCAGCCCTCTGCCAGGGCTACCGCCAACTTGCCGAGAGTCCGGAGTTCACGACACTGGAGGAAGCGCAACGCAAGATCGTGGAAAACGCGCTGCGGGATTTCCGTCTGTCCGGCGTCGACCTGCCGGCGGAACAGAAAGCCCGCTACAAAGAAATCGCCCAGGAATTGTCCCGGCTCACCAGCCAGTTTCAGGATAATCTGCTCGATGCCACCCAAGCCTGGACCAAACACATCGAGGACGAGGCCCAGTTGGCGGGCATCCCCGAGTCGGCGCGGGCGGTCGCCCGCCAGACCGCCGAGCGGCAGGGCAAGAGCGGATGGATATTCACACTGGAATTTCCGTCCTACTACGCGATCATCAACTACGCCGACGACCGCGAGCTGCGGCGTGAGTTTTATTCCGCCTATGCGACCCGTGCCTCGGAACTGGGGCCCAAGGCCGGCCAATGGGACAACGGTCCGCTGATGGAGCGCATACTCGCCCTGCGCCACGAAGAAGCCCGGTTACTGGGATACGCCAATTATGCCGAGCTGTCGCTGGCCACCAAGATGGCCCGGAATACCGTCGAAGTCACGGCGTTCCTGGAAGATCTCGCACGGCGCTCGCTGCCAGTCGCCCGCCGCGATCTGGAAGAACTGCGCGCTTTTGCTCGCGAGCAGCATGGCCTGGACCAGCTGGAGTCCTGGGATTTGGGCTATTACTCGGAAAAGCTGCGCGAACACGCTTACGCCTTGTCGGAAGAAGAACTCAAGCCCTACTTTCCGGCTAATCGGGTGGTCGCCGGCATGTTCGCCGTGGTCGACCGCTTGTACGGGCTCAAGATTCGCGAACTGAAAGACGTCGATGTCTGGCATCCCGATGTGCGCTATTACGAAATTCGCGACCGCGACGGCGAGTTACGCGGTTCTTTCTATCTGGACCTCTACGCCCGCCCCAACAAGCGCGGCGGAGCCTGGATGGACGAATGCATCCCGCGCCGGCGTCTGAGCACCTCCGTGCAGTCGCCGGTCGCCTATCTGATCTGCAACTTTACCCCGCCGGCCGGCACGGACCCCGTTCTGCTTCGCCACGATGAGGTGTTGACCTTATTCCACGAATTCGGACATGGCCTGCACCACATGCTGACCAAGGTGGATCATCTCGGCGTATCCGGCATCCATGGCGTGGAATGGGACGCGGTCGAGCTGCCCAGCCAATTCATGGAAAACTTTTGCTGGGAACGCGAGGCCCTGGATCTCATCGCCGGTCACTACCAGACCGGAGACCCCTTGCCGCAAGCCTTATTCGACAAGATGATCGCCGCCCGCAACTTCCAGTCCGGCATGCAGATGGTCCGACAACTGGAATTCAGCCTCTTCGACTTTCGCATCCACAAGGAGTATGCCCCGTCATTGGGGGGACGCGTTTATCAAATTCTCGAGGATGTTCGTGCGCAGACCGCGGTGTTCATTCCTCCGGCCTTCAACCGTTTCCCGCACAGCTTTTCCCACATCTTCGCCGGTGGATACGCGGCGGGCTACTACAGCTACAAATGGGCAGAAGTACTCTCCAGCGATGCTTTCGCCCTATTCGAGGAACAAGGCATATTCGACCCGGAAACGGGACGCGCATTCCTGGAGAAAATACTGGAACGAGGCGGAAGCCGGGAGGCGCTAGAGTCGTTCACCGATTTTCGCGGCAGGGAGCCGCAGATAGACGCGCTACTCCGCCACAGCGGCATCGCCGCATGA
- the glmU gene encoding bifunctional UDP-N-acetylglucosamine diphosphorylase/glucosamine-1-phosphate N-acetyltransferase GlmU, producing MQLQTIILAAGQGTRMRSATPKVLHKIGGTPLLEHVYRLARQLGGQEINVVYGHGGEQVLSALSDLQVRWTEQTERLGTGHAVMQVADRISDANKVLILYGDVPLLRLKTVQKLIQHVGPQSLGLLTIRLDNPSGYGRIVRDSQGKVVRIVEEKDASNEQRAIGEVNTGILAVPGAKLKEWLGRLNNDNAQGEYYLTDIIALAVEDGFYVDTTQPDEESEVLGINNRAQLAQLERLYQLRHAEDLMDKGVTLRDPARFDLRGDIEALGQDVEIDVNVVLQGRIRLGNRVKIGPNVLISDSEIGDGVEILANSVIENAQIGAGGRIGPFARIRPESVLAEDVHIGNFVEIKKTTVGQGSKINHLSYVGDARVGAGVNIGAGTITCNYDGANKHLTVIEDGAFIGSDTQLVAPVTVGRNATLGAGTTLTKDAPADTLTLSRAKQASISGWQRPVKKRT from the coding sequence ATGCAATTACAGACGATCATACTGGCCGCCGGCCAGGGAACACGTATGCGTTCGGCGACACCGAAGGTCCTGCATAAAATCGGCGGCACACCGCTCTTGGAGCATGTGTACCGTCTGGCCCGTCAGCTTGGCGGGCAGGAGATCAACGTAGTGTACGGCCATGGCGGCGAGCAGGTTCTCAGCGCCTTATCGGATTTGCAGGTCCGCTGGACGGAGCAAACAGAACGGTTGGGTACCGGTCATGCCGTCATGCAGGTGGCCGATCGGATCAGTGATGCGAATAAGGTGCTCATACTGTACGGCGACGTGCCTCTGCTGAGGCTGAAAACGGTGCAGAAGCTGATACAGCATGTCGGTCCGCAAAGTTTGGGGCTATTGACCATCAGGCTGGACAATCCCAGCGGTTACGGGCGTATCGTGCGCGACTCACAAGGCAAAGTCGTGCGCATCGTGGAGGAAAAGGACGCCAGTAATGAACAGCGCGCTATCGGTGAGGTCAACACCGGTATATTGGCGGTGCCCGGCGCTAAGCTCAAGGAATGGCTGGGGCGTTTAAACAACGATAATGCGCAGGGCGAGTACTACCTCACCGACATCATCGCCTTGGCGGTCGAAGACGGATTCTATGTCGATACCACCCAGCCGGACGAGGAAAGTGAAGTATTGGGCATCAACAACCGGGCGCAACTTGCCCAACTCGAACGCCTCTATCAGTTGCGGCATGCCGAAGATTTAATGGATAAGGGGGTCACGCTGCGTGATCCGGCGCGTTTCGATTTGCGCGGAGACATCGAAGCGCTGGGCCAGGATGTCGAAATCGACGTCAATGTGGTGCTGCAGGGGCGCATCCGCCTGGGAAACCGGGTCAAAATCGGTCCTAACGTCTTGATTTCGGATAGCGAAATCGGGGACGGGGTGGAAATTCTGGCCAACAGCGTGATTGAAAATGCGCAAATCGGTGCCGGTGGCCGTATCGGTCCATTCGCGCGCATACGTCCGGAAAGCGTACTCGCCGAGGACGTGCATATCGGCAACTTCGTGGAGATCAAGAAAACCACGGTGGGCCAGGGTTCCAAGATCAACCATTTGAGTTATGTCGGTGATGCCCGGGTGGGCGCCGGCGTAAACATCGGCGCCGGCACCATTACCTGCAATTACGATGGCGCCAACAAGCACCTCACGGTCATTGAAGATGGCGCGTTCATCGGCTCGGATACTCAGTTGGTTGCACCGGTTACGGTGGGGCGCAACGCTACTTTGGGCGCCGGCACTACGCTGACCAAGGATGCCCCGGCGGATACATTAACGCTGAGCCGCGCCAAGCAAGCAAGCATTTCGGGATGGCAGCGTCCCGTCAAGAAGAGGACTTAA